The following proteins are co-located in the Lacticaseibacillus paracasei subsp. paracasei genome:
- a CDS encoding ROK family protein, which produces MSLAVIDIGGTTLKFGCYDEVPGISHQISVKTPQTLGLFYQTLQTQVRELQRKATITGVAISSPGSVDQTAGIIRGASAVPYIHHFPIVAELTKRFQLPVTIENDANCAALAEVQAGSATDVRDVIFLVLGTGVGGAVVLDGRIHRGRHLLGGEFGYMLYGNDDTVSHLGTIVNAADRYNRANGTDLDGKALYELAKTGQPLAQKAVRDILQVLATTIFNLQYSLDPDCFVIGGGISQNSDLLADLNQALDVVMAKVEIAPIRPIVRIAKFQAEANLYGAAVNFQQRQRSR; this is translated from the coding sequence GTGAGTTTAGCAGTTATTGATATTGGCGGCACAACCCTTAAATTCGGTTGTTACGATGAGGTGCCTGGCATCTCCCACCAAATCAGTGTCAAAACGCCGCAGACCTTGGGCTTGTTTTACCAAACACTTCAAACTCAGGTTCGTGAATTGCAGCGTAAAGCAACCATTACCGGTGTGGCTATCAGCAGTCCCGGTTCAGTGGATCAAACTGCCGGCATCATCCGCGGTGCCAGTGCGGTTCCGTATATTCACCATTTTCCAATTGTGGCTGAATTGACCAAACGTTTCCAGCTGCCTGTCACCATCGAAAATGATGCGAATTGCGCCGCACTGGCAGAAGTTCAGGCCGGTTCAGCAACAGATGTTCGTGACGTCATTTTTCTGGTGTTAGGCACTGGGGTTGGCGGTGCGGTCGTTTTGGATGGCCGGATTCATCGTGGTCGGCATCTGTTAGGCGGCGAGTTTGGCTATATGTTGTACGGCAATGACGACACGGTCAGTCATCTTGGTACCATTGTGAACGCGGCTGATCGCTACAACCGGGCAAATGGCACTGATTTGGACGGGAAAGCCCTTTACGAACTGGCCAAAACCGGACAGCCATTAGCCCAGAAAGCCGTTCGTGACATACTACAGGTGCTGGCAACAACCATTTTCAATTTGCAGTACAGTCTTGATCCAGATTGTTTTGTCATTGGCGGTGGCATTTCCCAAAATTCTGACTTGCTTGCAGATTTGAATCAGGCGCTCGATGTTGTGATGGCAAAAGTCGAAATTGCCCCCATTCGGCCAATCGTTCGCATTGCCAAGTTTCAGGCTGAAGCCAATTTATACGGCGCCGCAGTTAATTTTCAACAGCGCCAACGCAGCCGCTGA
- a CDS encoding IS30 family transposase — MTHSQTNTHKHYQQLSFSDRATIQALQAAGDTATVIAQKLHRSKATISREITRGSVTQLDSKRHSRQVYLAETAQAMHDRKRDRTGHYAFLKTGRAFFKALSRELTRKPRVHSVDSFVHFYRDQGKACPSTTTVYRYIDAGLLELDNMTLPKKLRRRIKGYKNAHKRKNKKIYGDSIELRPAAVNDRTGVGHWEGDLVKGIRLADEPALMTLTERYSRTEIIVKIPDYHAGTCLKALQDTIDDYGAKEFESITFDNGSEFAKLSEIVGTQIYFAHPYSPWERGTNENANGLLREFFPKGKSLRAVTLVEIQAVQSALNHRPRRILNYLRPCDYYRCMA, encoded by the coding sequence ATGACCCACTCTCAGACTAACACTCACAAGCATTACCAACAACTCAGTTTTAGCGACCGTGCTACAATTCAGGCCCTTCAGGCTGCTGGTGACACCGCGACCGTGATTGCACAGAAGCTTCATCGCAGTAAAGCGACAATCTCACGAGAAATCACGCGTGGATCTGTAACTCAGCTCGACTCGAAGCGTCACTCGCGTCAAGTCTATCTTGCGGAAACTGCCCAAGCCATGCACGACCGTAAACGCGATAGAACCGGTCACTACGCCTTTCTTAAGACCGGCCGTGCGTTCTTCAAGGCTCTCTCCAGGGAGCTTACTCGTAAGCCGCGCGTACACAGCGTTGATAGCTTCGTACACTTCTATCGCGACCAGGGCAAGGCTTGCCCTTCAACGACAACTGTGTATCGCTACATCGACGCCGGGCTGCTTGAGCTAGACAACATGACACTTCCCAAGAAGCTCCGACGCCGCATCAAAGGCTATAAGAACGCCCACAAGCGCAAGAATAAGAAGATATACGGCGACTCAATCGAGTTGCGTCCTGCGGCCGTGAATGACCGCACAGGCGTGGGACATTGGGAAGGCGACTTGGTCAAGGGTATTCGCTTAGCTGATGAGCCAGCATTAATGACGCTCACAGAACGGTACAGCCGGACTGAGATCATCGTCAAGATTCCTGACTATCATGCGGGCACCTGCCTTAAAGCCTTGCAGGACACGATCGACGACTACGGGGCCAAGGAATTTGAGAGTATCACTTTTGACAATGGTTCCGAGTTTGCCAAGTTATCAGAGATTGTTGGAACCCAGATTTACTTCGCACATCCGTACTCGCCTTGGGAGCGTGGCACAAACGAGAACGCCAATGGACTGCTTAGGGAATTCTTCCCGAAAGGGAAGTCTCTCAGAGCAGTTACCCTGGTTGAAATTCAAGCAGTCCAATCCGCACTGAACCATCGTCCCAGACGTATTCTGAACTATCTTCGCCCATGCGATTACTACCGATGCATGGCGTAA